TGCGTAGCGTCACCACCGCGAAAGCCCCAGCGCCGCACGGTGCCCGAAAAGCCCTGGCCACGGGTAACGCCGGTCACGTTCACTTTCTGGCCGACTTCGAACTGATCGGCGGTCAGCGTCGTGCCGACCGTGAATTCATCACCTTCGCCTTCTGGCAGACGCAACTCATTCAGGCTACTGCCTGGCTCAACGCCTGCCTTGGCGTAGTGCCCGGTCAGTGACTTGTTGACCAATGCCACACGCTTGCTGCCACGGGCAACCTGCACTGCGCGATAGCCGTCTACCTCGCCACTGCGCACCTGCACCACGCGATTACCGGACACGTCAATCACGGTCACCGGTACGCCGGCGCCGTCTGGCGTGAAAATTCGTGTCATGCCGCATTTGCGGCCTACCAAACCAATGGCCATGCCTGGTTTCCTTGCCTGTTAGCTAAATCCGCTGATTCACCGCGCGAATCACAGCGCGGTGTGCGCCATCAGCTCAACTTGATATGTACGTCCACGCCAGCGGCGAGGTCGAGGTTCATCAGCGCGTCAACGGTCTTTTCGGTCGGATCGATGATGTCCATCAACCGCTTATGGGTGCGAATCTCGAACTGATCACGCGAATCCTTGTCCTTGTGCGGCGAGCGCAGCAGGGTGAATCGCTCAATTTTCACCGGCAACGGGATCGGCCCGTGTACCCGTGAGCCAGTGCGTTTTGCGGTATTCACGATCTCGCGCGCCGATTTGTCGATCAACTGGTGCGAGAAGGATTTCAAACGAATACGAATCTTTTGGCC
This genomic stretch from Immundisolibacter sp. harbors:
- the rplC gene encoding 50S ribosomal protein L3, coding for MAIGLVGRKCGMTRIFTPDGAGVPVTVIDVSGNRVVQVRSGEVDGYRAVQVARGSKRVALVNKSLTGHYAKAGVEPGSSLNELRLPEGEGDEFTVGTTLTADQFEVGQKVNVTGVTRGQGFSGTVRRWGFRGGDATHGNSLSHRAPGSIGQNQTPGRVFPGKKMAGQMGNVQRTQRNLEVIRVDVERGLLLVKGAVPGAEGGEVIVRATATGRRGGA
- the rpsJ gene encoding 30S ribosomal protein S10, with amino-acid sequence MAGQKIRIRLKSFSHQLIDKSAREIVNTAKRTGSRVHGPIPLPVKIERFTLLRSPHKDKDSRDQFEIRTHKRLMDIIDPTEKTVDALMNLDLAAGVDVHIKLS